One part of the Kryptolebias marmoratus isolate JLee-2015 linkage group LG2, ASM164957v2, whole genome shotgun sequence genome encodes these proteins:
- the phf5a gene encoding PHD finger-like domain-containing protein 5A: MAKHHPDLIFCRKQAGVAIGRLCEKCDGKCVICDSYVRPCTLVRICDECNYGSYQGRCVICGGPGVSDAYYCKECTIQEKDRDGCPKIVNLGSSKTDLFYERKKYGFKKR, from the exons ATGGCTAAGCATCATCCAGATTTGATCTTCTGTCGAAAACAAGCCGGAGTCG CTATCGGGAGACTTTGCGAGAAAT GTGATGGAAAGTGCGTCATCTGTGATTCCTACGTGAGGCCGTGCACGCTGGTGCGCATTTGTGACGAGTGTAACTACGGGTCGTATCAGGGTCGGTGCGTAATCTGTGGAGGGCCTGGTGTGTCAGACGCCTACTACTGTAAAGAGTGCACCATCCAAGAGAAAGAT AGAGATGGATGTCCGAAGATCGTAAACCTGGGCAGCTCCAAAACAGATCTGTTTTATGAAAGGAAGAAGTATGGTTTCAAGAAAAGGTGA